gtgttttggaaacacgaTCCCTCTGAACagcatcaaattcggttccagtcttggtgtttctgaattaagcgaactgggattcaaacctgttggaattaactgtttggaaggcagctcTGCTCACCATTGTCGCACTTTGTTCACTACgagggagaaatagagtgtttctgtggagtttgggttttgactttctggcactttaatcacagacaataaatatttcccaaacaccagcccctgaacagacacaacaagctggtggaatttctcctttataaatattaaataagAAACGGCCAGGAAGATTTCACAAGAACAATTggggaagcaaagaggaactacgaaattaaattatcaaggaatatcaaaagaaatagtaaattattctccAGACGCATAAATAAAACAGGGAAAATCAGAATAGCTTCAGTGCCACAAAGgaatgcacaaaataaactcacaggtaacgtaagtgaaatggcagaaatgttaaatgattactttgcctcagtatttacccgggagattaacagggtgaacatgatattagaggaatgggtcaataaagatatcaagacatttaagttagaaagggtgattaaactcctggtccagatggattccatctgcacatattaaatgaagcaagggaaaagatagcagaggcactgttacatatatagaaaaaaatcatcacaaaaaggaatagtgccagaggactggatgacagttaatgtgattcttatattttaaaacaggagatagaacaagtccagggaactatagaccagttaactggaggtcggtggtaggaatgatcatggaattctttactcaatgaagcaatagaaaaacatctgaaaaccgaaaatataataaagaatagtcagcacggatttcagaaagggaaggtttaacagtttggcacaaggtttgacagtttaaattacagttcaacataacttatctgcttttcaattccattcctccagaaataaaccccagtgttgtgtttgctttctgtggcctcatcaacctgtgttgctacttttaatgatttgtcaatctgtacccctaaatccctttgctcttctaccccatttaggctcttattttcaaagcagtgcttggcctccttattccccagagcaaaatgcaccacctcaaaaCTTTTGATAAGGAAATTCAAAGGCCATTTACACGGCCTTTCGGCAAGCTTATTcaagtcttcttgtattttgtcgcagtcttcctcagtatagacAACAACCGCTAaattaattacaagaatttaacacagcattaaaaCTAATGTTTgatctaacaaaatgtacttgcagctcgtctccattcccagtttttctaaatcccacccgtgcaatataatgtgaagaatgagtttatcttctgtccctctctcatctgtaaacttcaatgacccggggtttggggacatctactggccggaagcagaactgcaacagttcggaacaaattgctgaaaccggacaatgtgcagtgtgagcgtgtttgtgattggtggcaggtattaaatctgattggtttcttcagatatccagtCAGAGAGTTACAGTTAATAATTATCGTGACTTCACTCCCagtgacccaatcacaatcattaccttcccccatccctcattaacatagggctgtggggctgcctatttaatccgagctcggagcggatttgggtcatttctgggtctgagaTTGAGTTtggaaatgcctgaggacaagaaagcagctcccaagaagggcgccaagaaaaccttgagtaaagcaccagccaagggcggcaagaagcggagaaagtcgaggaaggagagttactccatctacgtctacaaagtgatgaagcaggttcaccccgacaccggcatctcctccaaggccatgagcatcatgaactcctttgtgaacgatattttcgagcgcatcgcgggtgaggcttcccgcctggcccattacaacaagcgggcgaccatcagctcccgggagatccagaccgccgtgcgcctgctgctgcccggggaactggccaagcacgccgtgtcggaagggacaaaggcggtgaccaagtacaccagctccaagtaaaactccacaatgtactgaaaaaaaaacaacggctcttttaagagccacccacaacctctctgaaggAGCTGCATTTCCGATATATTTACATAGTATGTTTTTAACACCGCGATATTATTCCAATCGAAAACTGATACTCTACGCCGTTGAAATTTCTGACCCATAAACTGAACACGAGTTTCTGATCCGCTCCTTCCCATTCGCTTTGTTCTTAAAGCGTTACTATTCCGGCGACGAACACACCCTGAATGACCCCTTAGCATTTCCATTATCTCTATGAATTCAGTCTCCCCACATTAAAAGCAAACCCACCCCTTGCAGTAACACAGCGGAGTCGGGGCAGAATGAGAACTCCGTCCGGGTCCAtcttttcacagaaacactctcggctctgtgagaagggaccaatctataacgtgtcacttttataaagactaaattgaaacgtgtcccttcacggaatgctgtgaatggggatTTCGTCCCGAACGGTACAGTTTGAAAGCGATGATAAAATTAGCGAtaatttaaagcagattttaaaacagcgccagcgattggtgacgggtagcgctgaataagacaagataaaaAGAACGGGTTTAAAACCTTGTGCTCAGGGAGAACATTGATCGAAATCCGGTCCTTTACTGCACTGAAATttgcgggctttttgaaattcatcaaattccttgtctgaccgttgaggccggtaaatcccgccctcttctgattcccagctatctgattggttaatgaaataggcaaatgaggtgtaTTAAAGAGCAACCAATCAGATGACCTTTCAGTCTACAAGAAGGGTAAATACGGAAatcattcttcattctttgtgaaagtgtttgtgagattgtggaaatgtctggaagaggaaaaaccggcggtaaagctcgggccaaggccaagtctcgctcctcccgggccggactgcagttccctgtgggccgtgttcacaggcacctgcgaaaggggaactacgctgaacgtgtgggtgccggagccccggtctatctggctgctgtgctcgagtatctgacggctgaaatcctcgagctggccggcaacgcggcccgggacaataagaagacccgcatcatccccagacacctgcagctggccatccgcaacgacgaggagctcaacaagctgctgggacgggtgaccatcgctcagggtggggtgctgcctaatatccaggccgtgctgctgccgaagaaaaccagcactgtgagctccaagagcaaataaagcgaccaagatttaatctgataacccaaaggctcttttcagagccacccactgtatttatgaaagggctggttactgtcagtcaaaggacttgattccgattcgcgaaactaacaataacttgttaaacacaaatgatccatatcggtctgttgcagtactcgcttccggaccgcagatgtcgccaacctccaatagattgaaatttgcagtttgtctggtgaatgagacaaaataccagAACCGTCAGAATTGTTAACTGGGTGGGTGGGATgcagaaataccagggacgctTGTTATTATTTACCGTCCCATCCTCGGACAAGTCTGCCTCGGTTTGTTATTTTACCCAGATGTATACAACAGATGCTGAATGATCAGTTGTTTATTGTGTCAGCGATTACTGAATAAAGAATGTGTGAAATTTGtgtttggatgtgagtgaggtatttattctgtccctgCCCGTCTGATATCTGCTCCCTCCCGTTTGTACATTTCCCGTTTAAGCAAATTTCTCAAGGACATGCCATttcaacccaggagatcacagctctttccatcgccgatttggtggctctgaaaagagcctttgttgcacttggtgctgaagccgggtcgggtttaggcgcgctccccgcggatgcggcgggccagctggatgtctttgggcatgatggtgactcgcttggcgtggatggcgcacaggttggtgtcctcaaatagccccaccaggtaagcctcgctggcctcctgcagggccatgacggccgagctctggaagcgcaggtctgtcttgaaatcctgagcgatctctcgcaccaggcgctggaagggcagtttgcggatcagcagctcggtggatttctggtagcgccggatctccctcagagccacagtgccgggtctgtagcgatgaggcttcttcactccgcccgtggctggagcgctcttcctcgccgctttggtagccaactgtttgcgaggagctttcccgccggtcgatttacgcgccgtctgcttggtcctggccattttctgaacagataTCAACACAAACTGAGACACAAAGACTGTTAATACGGACTGCGCTCTGGGGCCGCCTTATAAAGGGTCTAAGGGGATCCGCCCCTGGCTTCTGATTTGCTGACGACCAACACCCTATCAGGGAGTGACCGTCCCGGGACTGTGATTGGCAGGTTTGAACCGAGCTCTGTCAGTCAGACCGAAACGGCGGGAGGtattgggccccaattggctgagctgaaattaatcatcaatttcaaaaagcccgccaatttcagagcatcaaataacagtttcaagaaaatctcatttccttccagcaatttaagaatctctctctttataatctccattatttccttctcctcagctcaaacctcaggctgtttcacattccggttcattctctgatctgtctgtaaacgggcgggaataaagccccggtcattgctttccggaatgggacaaagtccagcttcaatttcaaaaatcccgccagttccggcccggtgaaccgctcctcaaacagaaacttcacatcgaactgataattgaatgagggcaggaaataaagaccgagtagagaggacacagcgggagagggagtgaggagggattttactctgagcggagaatgtaatgtctggggAAATAGTCTGTATccccgcctgttcatttataccgtgaaaccgggaattccgctccttctctcgggtTGGCCGAGAACCCCTGTACCGAGTGTTAGGGAATCTCCCCATACTAATTAAATATAGGAAACTGCTTCCCCATCccgagatctttcctctccccgttcccaggtcactgctctctctgtgaggcggtgggtggctcttagaagagcctttgttttctgttaggtttgaaagggtcgagttgttcagccgccgaatccatagagagtgcggccctgccgtttcagagcgtacaccacatccatggcagtgaccgtcttgcgcttggcgtgttcagtgtaggtgaccgcgtccctgatcacattctccaggaaaaccttcagcaccccgcgggtttcctcgtagatcagacccgagatccgcttgacaccgccacggcgagccaggcggcggatggctggtttggtgatcccctggatgttatcacgaagcactttacggtgccgctttgctccgcctttgcccagtcctttgcctcctttacctctgccagacatgatgattcttcactcaaatCGCTGCTGAATGAATAACAAACTTATGCTGCTTCcgtttttatgcagcctgccccgacctgactgaaacagacacagggaggggaggagacagagtgagatattaaacagggagcggcggagacagagtgagaggacagagaggggaggagagagtcagagtgacggacagagcggagagcggcctctgatattccagctccacctccagctttctccacccgccaatttcaaaccgtttatcgataatagaaccgaaacacagcgctccgcacaaacccttacagactcgggcttcatattcatggATTCCCAGAAAAAcagagcttttaaataagccccgttacaattaacagtcagtaatattcctgcctaaatacaatcccttctataacaagtcaacccgcctccttccatttcagtcccagacccgattcgatctccccacacatcaCCTCCCAGAGGGGTTCAGCAGTTgacaaacactttattccagctgatttgaagaatctcatgtgttggggtttgaactgtgatagcggcggatctccgccagtgttaccctgtcacggactctcgccctgaatctgtgagaaaaaatgaactgggaccggagccgaacacacgccagttccagtgaggcccggcccggacatcccattctctctattttattccaGACAGTGGGCGTGTGGCGAGGATagcgaatgtcagcgagtcaccaggaccctgggtttatttgaaatgatttctatctgaaatctgagcccggccccgggacaggaatcatctgattccgggatcagctcttttctgagagacgtgggtggctctgagaagagccgttgggttcagatggtcacaagttgcacttgatatttttacttctttttgcccgctgctttcttgggctttgctgacttcggcttgggcttggccctcggtttttccaccttcttcgccttcgccttcactggcttgggggtcttgggcttcttagccgccgctttcttcttaattggtgatttcgccgcctttttcgtggtcgatttcttgaccgctggtttcttggccgttaatttcttgacggctgtttttttggccgctggtttctttctgggagatttcttggtcacttgtttcttcaccttctttaccacttttgcctgggtttccttcttagcgactctgaaggagcccgaggcgcccgtgcccttgatctgcaccagggagcctttttccacatttctcttgatacttaatttgatctgggaccggagcttctccacatccaggcctttggtagccagaaccttctttatcgcggccagggatatccccttgcgatccttgcaatcccccacaatcttgaggatctgttctcccaacgggggaccggtggtcttgggtcggggaaccgccttcttcttcttcggagccttgggtggagcggcggcggcaggaggagccgcttctgcggctgcagtgtctgtcatgtccgggaaTCTGCAGAAAAcctctctgacagtcagagctgggtgagaaatgaaacgagaggcggcggcacagagcaacttaaaggcacagagcggacggggcggagacatcctgctgtcagctcccggcccctccagcctctctgtgtttctctctcctcttaaactccccgattccaattcaaatcgggcactccagagtcccagacgAGCCCCTCCCCATCTGTAACACCGGTATGTTTGCTGTCGATAAACTTGcaccggaattaaaagcaccagtttcgatttaaacccgtttcattgctgcactgatcgcgctctctcacccgatcgctgacatgatctccgtttttcggctgaaatcttgaattgatctaaaactttaccttaaatttccacttcggagctcggcaggggaggagggcgatcctttgacagggattttttaaaaaaattactccaaatagacttggaaatccggcgatgagaccggccacacaaacacagtgacattaatctaacccgcccgcccctttaacacactctctctgacacaatgttcacatcttcacattcacaggacaaactgttcgccagattgacaattcccgggacaggctttcctccccgctcggcctgtgctgcagattctcgggggttagttgtcgtttcccagctcagtaactgttaaacactctgaggccggcgctcctcacagtgtctggtccccagattcaggggcaggagtcaatcacagctgtggatgtgataatccacatctggttttacattattatattgttcgacacagaaatatgtttgattaagatgaaaatacaaattatccgctctgggctcctccaatctctctgtgtctctctctcctccgaaactgactgacagacaatcgtaactggtgtcctatccgtcccGTTCTCAATCCCCTTGGACGGCtagttattgaatatattcaacactaacaggcagtccagtgtcagacagttacaaGCTGTTTCTCTCCAACTTTCCTTACTGGACTGGAGACAGGtaaatgcaccgtcagaccggcgcatacataatagaagggacagtgaccgtctgaCCAACAgaaccggaggtctgttcacagacacagaatgagtcTTTACCTTACAACAGGGTATCTATATTACG
The window above is part of the Heptranchias perlo isolate sHepPer1 unplaced genomic scaffold, sHepPer1.hap1 HAP1_SCAFFOLD_70, whole genome shotgun sequence genome. Proteins encoded here:
- the LOC137318406 gene encoding histone H2B 1/2-like; this translates as MPEDKKAAPKKGAKKTLSKAPAKGGKKRRKSRKESYSIYVYKVMKQVHPDTGISSKAMSIMNSFVNDIFERIAGEASRLAHYNKRATISSREIQTAVRLLLPGELAKHAVSEGTKAVTKYTSSK